The following are from one region of the Hemitrygon akajei chromosome 31, sHemAka1.3, whole genome shotgun sequence genome:
- the pagr1 gene encoding PAXIP1-associated glutamate-rich protein 1, which translates to METEEMAAPDSPTEEPWSVSCSDEEVESTDPWTPSPQEIMRLYQALSEQGTLELSCRPLPRRPPTPEAGPTQEEELEEPLAIEEEDEKPPAPTEFDFDDEPAPAKSFLGIRRSPGSSSRTQRREARLDKVLSDMKRHKRIEEQMLRTGRDVFQLETEQEAVPTRSRGIFQCRNY; encoded by the exons atggagacagaggagatggctGCCCCTGACTCCCCCACCGAGGAACCTTGGAGTGTCAGCTGCAGCGACGAGGAGGTGGAGAGCACAGACCCGTGGACCCCGAGCCCCCAGGAGATCATGCGTCTGTATCAAGCCCTGTCGGAGCAGGGTACCCTGGAGCTCAGCTGCCGTCCACTCCCTCGCCGCCCTCCCACCCCCGAGGCCGGACCTACCCAGGAAGAGGAGCTCGAGGAGCCCTTGGCCATCGAAGAGGAGGATGAGAA GCCCCCTGCACCTACGGAGTTTGACTTTGATGATGAACCTGCACCAGCCAAATCCTTCCTGGGCATCCGGAGATCTCCAG GGAGCTCAAGCCGCACCCAGCGACGTGAAGCACGGCTGGACAAAGTTCTGTCTGACATGAAGAGGCACAAACGTATCGAGGAGCAAATGCTCAGGACGGGCAGGGACGTATTTCAGCTGGAGACTGAGCAGGAGGCGGTTCCTACCCGCTCCCGCGGTATCTTCCAATGCCGTAACTACTGA